A single Cryomorphaceae bacterium DNA region contains:
- a CDS encoding sulfotransferase: MKAALKKPFLNLITFLGQRIERRHFTESPVYIGGCGRSGTTLLLSILSAHPKIFACPLELSMFDDLVDGYKPARMDRLYRTFLTHRIKPTADRWCEKTPLNVNRLDAIDRFHEGNFRFINIVRDGRDVILSKHPSDPNRYWVTPERWIQDVSAGKRENARPQVMTIRYEDLIEQQEKTLEDICTFLDIEFPDALRHWHQHTSVRKNRAYFGEVKPTHTSSAGKWKKPENLARAAELTAHPEAVELLQHYGYEI, translated from the coding sequence ATGAAAGCCGCGCTCAAGAAACCCTTTTTGAACCTCATCACCTTTTTGGGACAGCGCATTGAGCGGAGGCACTTTACCGAGTCCCCGGTCTACATTGGCGGATGTGGACGATCCGGCACCACCCTACTCTTGAGCATCCTCAGCGCTCACCCGAAGATTTTTGCCTGCCCACTTGAGCTCAGTATGTTCGACGACTTGGTAGATGGATACAAGCCTGCACGTATGGACCGCTTGTACCGAACTTTTCTGACGCATCGCATCAAACCCACGGCCGACCGCTGGTGCGAGAAGACCCCGCTCAACGTGAATCGCTTGGATGCCATTGACCGCTTTCATGAAGGGAATTTTCGCTTCATCAACATTGTTCGAGACGGACGCGATGTCATCCTTTCCAAGCACCCCAGCGATCCGAACCGATATTGGGTTACACCCGAACGATGGATTCAGGATGTTTCAGCTGGCAAACGCGAAAACGCGCGACCTCAGGTCATGACCATCCGCTACGAAGACCTCATAGAGCAGCAAGAAAAAACCTTGGAAGATATCTGCACCTTCTTAGACATCGAATTTCCCGATGCCCTGCGCCATTGGCACCAGCACACCAGTGTGCGTAAAAACAGAGCCTACTTTGGCGAGGTGAAACCCACCCATACCAGTTCAGCTGGAAAGTGGAAAAAACCAGAAAATCTGGCTCGAGCGGCGGAGTTAACCGCACATCCAGAAGCCGTTGAACTCCTACAGCACTATGGATACGAAATCTGA
- a CDS encoding pyridoxal-phosphate dependent enzyme, whose translation MDTKSDPWPHRVAPRQALDFVPTARWTLQRDDQLHPTISGNKWRKLKYFVLKALEDRHDTLLTFGGAFSNHLAATAAAGAQFGFRTIGIVRGEDADLNNPTLRFCQDHSMQLERVSRLEYNGKEDESYKDELHRRFGRTLVIPEGGAHYLGVNGCMEIVPREERDDWEHVVVPGGTGTTAAGILLSTGSETQVWLYSALKGGDFLKDNVRKLLYRFLWDEDAVEEELNRLNIVSDFHFGGYGQVDDELIDFLNNFYRKTDIPLDPIYTGKMMYGLSRAGLDHELSSPSLHPPVRAKTLIIHTGGLQGIAGINARRESLERSLILYQG comes from the coding sequence ATGGATACGAAATCTGACCCTTGGCCTCATCGTGTGGCCCCAAGGCAGGCTCTAGATTTTGTGCCTACGGCACGATGGACCCTTCAGCGCGATGATCAATTGCACCCGACCATCTCGGGAAACAAGTGGCGGAAGCTCAAGTATTTTGTCCTCAAAGCCCTTGAAGATCGACACGATACCCTCTTGACCTTTGGTGGAGCATTTAGCAACCACTTGGCGGCCACGGCCGCAGCTGGAGCTCAATTTGGGTTTCGAACTATCGGGATAGTACGAGGAGAAGATGCCGACTTAAACAATCCCACGCTTCGCTTTTGCCAGGATCACAGTATGCAGTTGGAGCGCGTCTCTCGATTGGAATACAACGGCAAAGAAGATGAATCGTACAAAGATGAGCTCCACAGACGTTTTGGAAGAACGCTAGTGATTCCGGAAGGCGGAGCACACTACCTCGGAGTAAACGGCTGTATGGAAATCGTGCCCCGTGAGGAGCGCGATGACTGGGAACACGTCGTAGTGCCCGGCGGTACTGGAACCACCGCGGCCGGGATCCTGCTGTCTACGGGATCGGAAACCCAGGTATGGCTGTATTCGGCTTTGAAAGGAGGAGATTTCCTAAAGGATAATGTTCGTAAACTGCTCTATCGCTTTTTGTGGGATGAGGATGCGGTGGAAGAAGAGCTCAATCGGTTGAACATTGTCAGTGACTTTCACTTTGGCGGCTACGGTCAAGTCGATGATGAATTGATTGATTTTCTCAATAATTTCTATCGGAAAACAGACATCCCTCTAGACCCCATATACACGGGAAAAATGATGTACGGTTTGAGTCGAGCTGGCTTAGATCACGAACTATCGAGCCCGAGCTTGCATCCGCCCGTAAGGGCGAAAACACTGATCATTCATACCGGTGGACTACAGGGAATTGCCGGAATTAATGCCCGCCGGGAAAGTTTGGAAAGAAGTTTGATACTGTATCAGGGTTAA
- a CDS encoding glucosaminidase domain-containing protein, which translates to MIRTLLLLGALLLTFGATAQRLTREQYIERYAPVAVQEMKEYGIPASITLAQGILESGDGNSELATKANNHFGIKCHSDWNGKSMKYDDDRRNECFRVYSDARESFKDHSLFLSERSRYATLFDLDPIDYKGWARGLKKAGYATDPKYADRLIDLIERHELYRYDTNLDLVVPMAKDSAYFDRNSLVVTYHPNKIKYVLLPLGYTLEQVSEELNVSMKQLVRYNELRYDGTLSPGDILYLQPKKNKGLVKTHRVNNGETMYEVSQQYGIKLRKLYERNGMAFGEEPDAGDLLLLRGRK; encoded by the coding sequence ATGATCAGAACACTTTTGCTCCTAGGGGCCCTTCTCTTGACCTTCGGCGCTACTGCCCAGCGTCTCACGCGTGAGCAGTACATCGAGCGCTACGCGCCAGTTGCGGTTCAAGAAATGAAGGAATACGGCATTCCGGCGAGCATCACCCTAGCTCAAGGCATTTTGGAGTCCGGTGACGGCAACTCAGAGTTGGCCACCAAGGCCAACAATCACTTTGGGATCAAGTGCCATAGCGACTGGAACGGGAAGTCCATGAAGTACGACGATGACCGTCGAAATGAGTGCTTTCGGGTATATTCTGATGCACGCGAAAGTTTCAAAGATCATTCGCTTTTTCTGAGTGAACGATCGCGATACGCCACTCTATTTGACCTCGACCCCATCGACTACAAGGGCTGGGCGCGTGGACTGAAAAAAGCCGGGTACGCGACGGATCCAAAATATGCGGATCGATTGATCGATTTGATCGAACGCCATGAACTGTATCGCTACGATACCAATTTGGATCTTGTGGTTCCGATGGCCAAAGACTCAGCCTACTTTGATCGGAACAGCCTAGTGGTGACCTACCACCCCAATAAAATCAAATATGTACTTCTCCCCTTAGGGTACACACTGGAGCAAGTTTCCGAAGAACTAAACGTCTCCATGAAACAGCTCGTGAGGTACAATGAGCTGCGCTACGACGGCACTTTGTCTCCCGGAGACATTCTTTATTTGCAGCCGAAGAAGAACAAGGGATTGGTAAAAACGCATCGCGTCAACAACGGAGAAACCATGTATGAGGTAAGCCAACAGTATGGGATCAAGCTTCGCAAGCTCTACGAGCGAAATGGAATGGCTTTTGGCGAAGAACCAGATGCCGGTGACCTTCTACTGCTGCGTGGGCGGAAGTAA
- a CDS encoding ribonuclease HII, with translation MPVHYDFDGLTAGCDEAGRGCLAGPVVAAACILPKDFHHPWLNDSKQISEKRRELLRPIIESEAISWSVAFLSPEEVDELNVLWASIEGMHRALDQLDPQPELILIDGNRFKPYREIDYECIVKGDGKYLSISAASVLAKTHRDAFMLEAAAQHPEYAWERNKGYPTAAHRKAIATHGPTELHRKSFRLLPEQMKLDF, from the coding sequence ATGCCCGTTCACTATGATTTTGACGGCCTCACGGCCGGATGCGACGAGGCGGGGAGGGGTTGCCTTGCGGGCCCAGTAGTAGCCGCCGCCTGTATTTTGCCGAAGGACTTTCATCACCCTTGGCTCAATGATTCCAAGCAAATCAGTGAAAAGCGTCGAGAACTTCTGCGACCTATCATTGAATCTGAGGCCATTTCTTGGTCGGTTGCCTTTCTGAGTCCTGAAGAAGTGGATGAGCTCAATGTTCTTTGGGCCTCTATCGAGGGAATGCACCGTGCCCTGGACCAATTAGACCCTCAGCCTGAACTTATTTTGATTGATGGGAATCGTTTCAAGCCCTACCGAGAGATTGACTATGAATGTATCGTCAAAGGCGATGGCAAATACTTGAGCATATCCGCGGCCTCTGTGCTGGCGAAAACGCACCGCGACGCCTTCATGCTCGAAGCGGCTGCTCAACATCCCGAATACGCTTGGGAGCGGAACAAAGGGTATCCAACAGCCGCCCATCGAAAAGCGATTGCAACGCACGGTCCAACCGAGCTCCACAGAAAGAGCTTCAGACTATTGCCGGAGCAAATGAAATTGGACTTCTAA
- a CDS encoding glycosyltransferase family 4 protein → MRIAVNTRFLLEGKLEGIGRFTYEIFKRVTQNHPEHEFLFFFDRPWSETFVFGDNVTPVKLFPPARHPYLWYWFFEHSVPQALSKHKADAFLSTDGYLSLRARVPSSTVLHDLNFEANPENLPWLTRKYYLYYFRLFAQRADRLQTVSNYSKQDIQDRYGIAEDQIDVVYNGAHERFQPLSEDEISAYRREKTDSQPYFVFVGALNPRKNVARLIEAFDYLKSQTDLPHKLMIVGEKMFLTEDIKSAYGAMQHADQVIFAGRLDNEPLRQSIAASDALILPSTYEGFGIPLVEAMQCGVPVLAANATALPEVVGTAGLLFDPYRIEDIARAMNQLVADRTVHQEFAHLALERAQTFSWDQSAAKYWSSVEKMMEDARSL, encoded by the coding sequence ATGCGCATCGCCGTCAATACCCGCTTTCTGCTCGAAGGTAAACTCGAGGGCATTGGCCGCTTTACCTACGAGATTTTCAAGCGCGTCACCCAGAACCATCCGGAGCACGAATTTCTGTTCTTTTTCGACCGCCCCTGGTCCGAGACCTTTGTCTTCGGGGATAACGTTACTCCGGTCAAACTATTTCCCCCGGCTCGACACCCTTATCTGTGGTATTGGTTTTTTGAGCACAGCGTTCCACAGGCCCTCAGCAAGCACAAGGCAGATGCCTTCTTAAGTACGGATGGCTATTTGAGTTTGCGCGCTCGCGTTCCAAGCTCTACCGTTCTGCACGACCTTAATTTCGAGGCCAACCCCGAAAACTTGCCCTGGCTGACGCGTAAGTACTACCTCTACTACTTTAGGCTCTTCGCTCAACGGGCAGATCGCCTTCAAACCGTGTCCAACTACTCCAAGCAGGATATTCAAGATCGATACGGCATTGCTGAAGATCAAATCGACGTTGTGTACAACGGTGCTCACGAACGCTTTCAGCCCTTGTCTGAGGACGAGATTTCCGCTTATCGCCGGGAGAAAACGGACAGCCAGCCCTATTTTGTTTTTGTCGGTGCCTTGAATCCGAGAAAGAACGTCGCCCGCCTCATCGAAGCCTTCGACTACCTCAAGTCCCAAACCGATTTGCCCCACAAACTGATGATTGTCGGGGAAAAGATGTTTTTAACAGAGGACATAAAGAGCGCCTACGGCGCGATGCAGCATGCCGATCAAGTCATCTTCGCCGGCAGACTCGACAACGAACCTCTTCGCCAGTCCATCGCTGCTTCGGATGCTTTGATTTTACCCAGCACCTATGAGGGCTTTGGAATTCCTTTAGTGGAAGCCATGCAATGCGGTGTTCCCGTACTCGCGGCAAACGCCACGGCGCTTCCCGAGGTCGTTGGAACGGCCGGCTTACTGTTTGACCCCTACCGGATTGAGGACATCGCCAGAGCGATGAATCAGCTGGTCGCCGATCGAACTGTTCATCAGGAATTTGCCCACCTTGCACTAGAACGGGCCCAGACCTTTAGCTGGGATCAATCGGCAGCCAAGTACTGGTCGAGTGTCGAGAAAATGATGGAAGATGCCCGTTCACTATGA
- a CDS encoding flippase, with product MLEKVMRKWGYVQKDANLMQLLTSSGLVLFFKVSGALAGYLFTYLVSNYYGARIYGIYELCYTAIMIAGVVGRLGLDGALVRFMAEFKSKEQFGTLRRVYRKSMTASGLLSLALGAGLYLLAPWLAERLGTETEWLTSAFRWTALIIPPFVMLGMNTEALRGLKRMTDFAALQHGSIILLAALGVWLLYGQAPDHLVPVLGYGGGVVLLLAVSVGLVRWRIHQVGSVSAPGPGVPFRSVLNVALPILLSTSMFLVISWTDTLMIGYFLDETNVGIYRVAFKIATLITFAQFAINSIAAPMFSEFFAQDNLDGIRKTTRQIGLLNLGVSTPIFLIIIAVPGFLLGLFGEEFAPAVWSLIVLAAGQLVNALCGPVLYILNMTGKERVAQRIMIITSVLNVGLNLWLIPAYGYLGAAVATSFSMMLWNILAVIYIKRTYGFITFPILDRWID from the coding sequence ATGCTCGAAAAAGTGATGCGGAAATGGGGGTATGTCCAGAAAGACGCCAACCTGATGCAGCTCTTGACCAGTTCAGGATTGGTCCTGTTCTTTAAGGTTTCGGGCGCATTGGCGGGCTACCTTTTCACCTATTTGGTATCGAACTACTACGGTGCTCGTATCTACGGAATTTACGAACTGTGCTACACGGCGATCATGATTGCCGGAGTCGTCGGTCGTTTGGGACTAGACGGAGCCCTGGTTCGCTTTATGGCCGAATTCAAGTCCAAAGAGCAGTTTGGCACGCTGCGACGCGTATACCGGAAGTCCATGACGGCCTCCGGCCTTCTTTCCTTGGCCCTTGGGGCAGGACTCTATCTTCTGGCGCCCTGGCTGGCTGAACGCCTCGGAACGGAAACCGAATGGTTGACCTCAGCATTTCGATGGACGGCATTGATCATTCCACCCTTCGTTATGCTGGGTATGAATACAGAGGCACTCAGGGGATTGAAGCGCATGACGGATTTTGCGGCCCTCCAGCACGGATCCATCATTCTATTGGCCGCTTTAGGTGTTTGGTTATTATACGGACAGGCTCCTGATCATTTAGTCCCGGTGCTCGGTTATGGTGGCGGAGTGGTCCTCCTTCTGGCAGTAAGCGTTGGTCTTGTACGGTGGCGTATACATCAAGTGGGATCGGTTTCGGCTCCCGGTCCAGGCGTTCCCTTTCGAAGTGTTCTGAATGTTGCCCTGCCTATTCTTTTGAGTACCTCTATGTTCTTGGTCATCAGTTGGACCGACACCTTGATGATCGGATATTTCTTGGATGAGACCAATGTGGGAATTTATCGGGTGGCCTTCAAGATCGCAACGCTGATCACCTTCGCTCAGTTTGCCATCAACAGCATCGCGGCCCCCATGTTTAGTGAATTCTTTGCTCAAGACAATCTGGACGGCATTCGCAAAACGACACGTCAAATTGGCTTGCTCAACTTGGGAGTGAGTACGCCTATCTTCCTGATCATCATTGCTGTACCCGGATTTTTACTCGGACTCTTCGGCGAGGAGTTTGCCCCCGCCGTTTGGTCCTTGATTGTACTGGCGGCCGGTCAATTGGTCAACGCTCTTTGCGGGCCTGTGCTGTACATTCTCAATATGACTGGAAAGGAACGTGTAGCTCAGCGCATCATGATCATCACTAGTGTATTGAACGTTGGGCTCAACCTTTGGCTCATTCCAGCCTACGGATACCTAGGCGCTGCCGTGGCCACAAGCTTCAGCATGATGCTCTGGAACATCCTGGCCGTCATTTACATCAAGCGGACCTACGGGTTCATCACCTTTCCAATACTGGACCGATGGATCGATTGA
- a CDS encoding sulfotransferase — translation MDRLNFFLIGAAKSGTTTLYERMKNHPEIYLSPLKEPNYWSSDIDPEGFSAAFKANTPMDLTPYFSQHPLPELQVGFVRSAADYAQLFEDVRDEKIIGECSTSYLFSENAAKEVAAQYPEAKILVVLRDPVERLFSHYLMARKYGYTTLELRAAIEEDQANKDKGWGKSELFVELGMYGEQLERWFNHFPKDQIKVLFTPELDQEVCFERLWDWLGVMEHRAVGTQEKENQAGLARFEGLNKWLTDSGFKKVLGAFIPPNFKRKLLDFYYTDVNLPTLSAEDRKYLAAFYAEDRKRLEDLLDRTVPWN, via the coding sequence ATGGATCGATTGAACTTCTTCTTGATCGGTGCGGCTAAGAGCGGAACGACCACGCTCTATGAGCGGATGAAAAATCATCCTGAAATCTATTTGAGTCCACTCAAAGAGCCCAATTATTGGAGCTCGGATATTGACCCCGAGGGCTTCAGCGCGGCCTTTAAGGCCAATACGCCAATGGATCTGACTCCGTACTTCAGCCAGCACCCTCTACCCGAGCTTCAGGTGGGCTTTGTCCGCAGCGCGGCGGACTACGCGCAGCTCTTTGAAGATGTTCGAGACGAAAAAATTATTGGGGAATGCTCCACCTCCTATCTGTTCAGTGAAAATGCCGCAAAAGAAGTGGCGGCGCAATATCCCGAGGCCAAAATTCTCGTGGTCCTCCGTGACCCTGTGGAACGTCTTTTCTCACACTATTTAATGGCTCGGAAATACGGCTACACCACTTTAGAACTGAGGGCCGCTATTGAAGAGGATCAGGCTAACAAGGATAAAGGGTGGGGAAAAAGCGAGCTCTTCGTGGAGCTCGGGATGTACGGAGAGCAGCTGGAGCGCTGGTTCAATCATTTCCCCAAAGATCAAATCAAGGTGCTCTTTACGCCTGAATTGGACCAAGAGGTCTGTTTCGAACGTCTTTGGGATTGGCTGGGGGTAATGGAGCATCGTGCCGTAGGCACTCAAGAAAAAGAAAACCAGGCTGGCTTGGCTCGATTTGAAGGATTGAATAAGTGGCTGACGGATAGCGGCTTCAAGAAGGTTCTGGGGGCCTTCATACCTCCGAATTTTAAGCGAAAACTGCTGGATTTCTACTACACTGATGTAAATTTGCCGACCCTCAGTGCCGAGGACCGAAAATATTTGGCCGCTTTTTACGCTGAAGATAGGAAGCGCCTTGAAGATCTTTTGGACCGGACGGTGCCCTGGAACTAA
- a CDS encoding O-antigen ligase family protein, translating into MDKVLNARNILIIGLAFIAVNAYLITQEFFWAGLFPFALFIVALALLSMDKLLLLICFLTPLSVNLTEMGLGLGVGMALPTDPLMFGILLIFLLRVLHEGGFDRKVVWHPISLIIIGQLVWMFFTSLTSTMPMVSFKFLVARLWYVVSFYFVATQLFKNRQQIVRYFWAYIFGLAIVIVWTVYQHYLNAFDEQAAHWVMSPFFKDHTSYGALLAFYFPALIGLTFINTKSNQMKALMGIIVFIFCVGIVLSYTRAAWLSLIAAFVVLLLMIFKVRFQYIVFMLAIVIGAFAMVQDELLMKLEKNDQDSSGDLVEHVQSMSNISTDASNLERINRWKSAWRMFLDRPIVGFGPNTYQFQYAPYQHPDEKTIISTNNADMGNAHSEYLGPLAEQGFLGPIWVLLLVGVMFYKGITLYIKLPPGQLRMLTVIATLGLVTYWTHAFLNNFLDTDKASVAVWGCLAILTAIEVYHLPEEISEEK; encoded by the coding sequence ATGGACAAGGTCCTCAACGCTCGGAATATTTTAATCATTGGGCTCGCGTTCATCGCGGTGAATGCCTATTTAATTACGCAGGAATTCTTCTGGGCGGGACTTTTTCCCTTTGCTTTATTCATCGTAGCCTTGGCACTCTTGTCCATGGACAAGTTGCTCTTGCTCATTTGCTTTTTAACGCCTCTATCGGTCAATCTTACGGAGATGGGACTAGGCCTTGGTGTGGGAATGGCACTCCCCACGGATCCCTTGATGTTCGGCATCCTTCTGATCTTCTTGCTGCGGGTCCTTCACGAGGGTGGATTTGATCGGAAAGTCGTTTGGCACCCTATATCCCTGATCATCATCGGCCAACTTGTCTGGATGTTCTTTACGAGCTTAACCTCAACCATGCCGATGGTGTCCTTCAAATTCTTGGTCGCCCGCCTTTGGTACGTCGTGAGCTTCTACTTTGTAGCGACTCAATTATTCAAGAATCGACAACAAATCGTCCGGTACTTCTGGGCCTACATTTTTGGGCTAGCCATCGTCATTGTATGGACCGTGTATCAGCATTACCTCAATGCCTTTGACGAACAGGCTGCCCACTGGGTCATGTCCCCGTTCTTCAAAGATCACACCTCCTACGGGGCGCTCCTCGCCTTTTACTTCCCCGCATTGATTGGGCTCACCTTCATCAACACTAAGAGCAATCAAATGAAAGCCCTGATGGGCATCATCGTCTTCATTTTCTGCGTGGGAATTGTCTTGTCCTATACGCGGGCAGCTTGGCTTAGTTTGATCGCTGCCTTTGTCGTTCTGTTGCTCATGATCTTCAAGGTGCGGTTTCAGTACATCGTCTTCATGTTGGCCATCGTCATTGGTGCCTTCGCGATGGTCCAAGATGAGCTCCTCATGAAGCTGGAAAAAAACGATCAGGACAGCTCTGGAGACCTCGTAGAGCACGTGCAGTCCATGAGTAACATCTCAACAGATGCCTCGAACCTGGAACGAATCAACCGCTGGAAATCGGCTTGGAGGATGTTTTTAGACCGACCCATCGTCGGATTTGGCCCCAATACCTACCAATTCCAGTACGCACCTTACCAGCATCCGGACGAAAAAACCATCATCTCGACCAACAATGCCGATATGGGGAACGCGCACAGCGAATACCTTGGCCCGCTGGCCGAGCAGGGCTTCCTCGGCCCTATTTGGGTGCTGCTATTGGTCGGAGTCATGTTCTACAAAGGGATTACCCTGTACATCAAACTCCCTCCTGGGCAGCTGCGTATGCTGACGGTTATTGCCACGCTAGGCCTAGTGACCTATTGGACACACGCCTTCCTGAATAATTTTCTGGATACGGATAAAGCCTCCGTTGCCGTATGGGGCTGCCTCGCCATTTTAACGGCGATCGAAGTTTACCACCTGCCTGAGGAGATTTCCGAAGAGAAGTAA
- the efp gene encoding elongation factor P, with amino-acid sequence MATTSDIRKGLCIRFNHDIWKIIEFQHVKPGKGAAFVRTKIKSLTNGKVLDNTFPAGHKIDDLRVENRTYQYLYNDDQGFHFMNTSDYNQIFLAKEMMDAPELMKEGIDVQILFDAENENPLTCEMPSSIELEVTYTEPGVKGDTATNAMKPATVETGAEIQVPLFINEGDKVKVSAPDGKYMERVK; translated from the coding sequence ATGGCTACTACTTCAGACATTCGCAAAGGACTTTGCATTCGTTTCAACCACGATATTTGGAAGATTATTGAATTCCAGCACGTGAAACCAGGAAAGGGAGCGGCCTTTGTGCGCACGAAGATCAAGAGTTTGACCAACGGTAAAGTGTTGGATAACACCTTCCCTGCGGGACATAAAATTGACGACCTCCGTGTAGAGAATCGCACGTATCAGTACCTCTATAACGATGATCAAGGTTTTCACTTTATGAATACCAGTGACTACAATCAGATCTTTCTCGCAAAAGAAATGATGGACGCTCCAGAACTCATGAAGGAAGGGATTGACGTGCAGATTTTGTTCGATGCCGAGAACGAAAATCCATTGACCTGTGAAATGCCTTCTTCGATTGAGCTTGAGGTTACGTACACGGAGCCTGGAGTGAAAGGGGATACGGCAACGAACGCAATGAAGCCTGCAACGGTTGAAACCGGTGCGGAGATTCAGGTTCCTCTGTTCATCAATGAGGGAGATAAGGTCAAGGTGTCTGCTCCAGACGGGAAATATATGGAGCGCGTTAAGTAA
- a CDS encoding ATP-binding cassette domain-containing protein, protein MTRLHASELCQAYNRRYIFKGVNLEVTPETPTVILGANGSGKSTLLKTLAGALMPFEGSVSLTIDGLEVEELHARIALAAPYLELIEEYTLREFLSFCSELRPWKSGWDNEKIIQLAYLEEAADRELKYFSSGMKQRVRLVFAALADTPVLLLDEPTSNLDRKGIDWYVKLMDEHRKNRIVIVASNENQEEYYFCDQQLRIEDYK, encoded by the coding sequence ATGACGCGCCTGCACGCATCCGAACTATGCCAGGCGTACAATAGACGCTATATTTTCAAAGGAGTGAACCTGGAGGTTACTCCCGAGACGCCGACGGTGATTCTGGGAGCGAATGGATCTGGTAAAAGCACTCTGCTCAAAACCTTGGCTGGGGCATTAATGCCTTTTGAAGGTTCCGTTTCCTTGACGATTGACGGACTTGAAGTGGAGGAATTGCATGCCAGAATTGCCCTAGCTGCTCCGTATTTGGAGCTTATAGAAGAGTATACCTTGCGGGAATTCTTGAGTTTTTGCAGTGAATTGCGTCCATGGAAAAGTGGATGGGACAATGAGAAAATCATTCAATTGGCCTATCTCGAAGAAGCTGCGGATCGCGAGCTCAAGTATTTTTCTTCCGGAATGAAGCAACGGGTTCGCTTGGTGTTCGCTGCCTTGGCAGATACACCCGTGCTTCTCCTAGATGAGCCTACATCAAACCTGGACCGAAAAGGGATTGATTGGTATGTGAAATTGATGGACGAGCACCGGAAAAATCGAATCGTGATCGTTGCGAGCAATGAAAATCAAGAGGAATACTATTTTTGTGATCAGCAACTCCGGATTGAAGATTACAAGTGA
- the lpxA gene encoding acyl-ACP--UDP-N-acetylglucosamine O-acyltransferase: MNQPLAYVDPGAKVASNVVIEPFSTIHKNVKIDKGTWIGSGVTIMEGARIGKNVRIFPGSVISAPPQDLKFDPDEMTECIIEDNVVIREHVTVHRGTNETGKTVVGEGAFLMVGAHVAHDCFIGKNAILVNNVALGGHCEIGDYAILGGLTAVHQFCNIGAHAMIGGGALVRKDVPPYTKAGREPIQFVGINSIGLRRRGFNPDKIKEIQNIYRAIYQSKMNTTQALDMLEAEFPVSDERDEIISFCRNSKRGIMRGYQS, from the coding sequence ATGAACCAACCCCTAGCCTACGTAGATCCAGGAGCCAAAGTAGCCTCCAATGTGGTCATTGAACCTTTCAGTACCATCCATAAGAATGTCAAGATTGACAAAGGAACGTGGATTGGGTCTGGAGTAACCATTATGGAAGGTGCACGAATCGGAAAGAATGTTCGCATATTCCCGGGTTCAGTGATCTCCGCTCCACCACAAGACTTGAAGTTCGATCCGGATGAAATGACCGAGTGCATCATTGAGGATAATGTGGTTATTCGTGAGCACGTAACCGTGCATCGCGGTACGAATGAGACAGGCAAAACGGTCGTTGGTGAAGGAGCCTTCTTGATGGTCGGTGCACACGTGGCCCATGATTGCTTCATCGGGAAAAATGCCATCTTGGTCAATAACGTGGCCCTAGGGGGACACTGCGAGATTGGTGATTATGCCATTCTCGGTGGATTGACTGCCGTGCATCAGTTCTGCAACATCGGAGCGCACGCCATGATCGGCGGTGGAGCATTGGTTCGTAAAGACGTGCCACCCTATACGAAGGCGGGACGTGAGCCCATTCAATTTGTTGGGATCAACTCCATTGGTTTGCGACGTCGTGGATTCAATCCAGACAAAATCAAGGAGATTCAGAACATTTACCGCGCTATTTATCAGTCTAAGATGAATACTACTCAGGCCTTAGATATGCTTGAGGCTGAGTTTCCAGTATCGGACGAGCGCGATGAAATCATCAGTTTCTGCCGTAATTCCAAGCGCGGAATTATGCGGGGTTACCAGAGCTAA